One Melospiza melodia melodia isolate bMelMel2 chromosome 1, bMelMel2.pri, whole genome shotgun sequence genomic window carries:
- the BLOC1S5 gene encoding biogenesis of lysosome-related organelles complex 1 subunit 5: MSGAGPASPGRGSAAAPPPADRRRDSPAAGSPIQPIIKDVGEVYSRLLDHRPVIQGEIRYFVKEFEEKRGLRELRVLENLKNTIFDANERVLPKCEQAMQDNLSETFKRLQAANAMIHRLQERECEARKLQADKMMAREEKCIAHWEEFMREQQNKRAEVDEEHRKAMECLKEQYAEMEKELAKYASF; encoded by the exons ATGAGCGGGGCCGGCCCCGCGTCCCCCGGCCGCGGCAGcgcggcggccccgccgcccgccgacAGGAGACGGGACTCCCCGGCCGCCGGCTCCCCGATCCAGCCCATCATCAAGG ATGTTGGGGAAGTCTATTCAAGACTGCTGGATCACCGACCAGTAATTCAGGGAGAAATACGTTACTTTGTTAAAGAATTTGAA GAAAAACGTGGCCTGCGAGAGCTGCGAGTACTTGAAAATCTCAAAAATACAATCTTTGATGCAAATGAACGTGTTCTTCCAAAGTGTGAGCAGGCAATGCAGGACAATCTGAGTGAAACCTTCAAGAGAT TGCAAGCTGCCAATGCTATGATCCATAGACTCCAAGAGAGGGAGTGTGAAGCGAGAAAG CTTCAGGCAGACAAGATGATGGCTCGTGAGGAGAAGTGCATTGCTCACTGGGAGGAGTTCATGAGAGAACAGCAGAACAAACGCGCAGAGGTGGACGAAGAGCACAGAAAGGCGATGGAGTGCCTCAAAGAGCAATATGCAGAGATGGAGAAGGAACTGGCCAAATACGCTTCTTTTTAA